The following DNA comes from Bradyrhizobium sp. SK17.
TGAACGAGGAAATCCGGACCCGACGTTCCCGCACATAAACCACGGTGAAAGGTGCTGCGACCGCTTGACGAATTGGCGCCGATCCCGGAGATCGCGCTTGATCCGCCGCGCTGATCACCTCCCAGCCGATTAAGTCTGACGGTGCGATCGGCCCGCGGGCGGCAAGACCATCACAGTGAGCTATCTTGCCGATCCAGCCGCAAGCGGTTGGAGGTCGGAGAAAAGTAAGCGTCTATATTGCCGCCGCTGCGTGGCGCAATCGTGCGAACACGCCTGCGCAACCACCCACGGCCAATCGAACGGCTGAAGTCTATCGCGTGAAGTTCGCCAAGCTGGTCGAAACTGTGCAATCCCGTCGCATCCAACTCCACGCGCGCGTCCCATGTAACGATTAGCCGCTCGGTGAACCGCTCCGGACTCAACTCGGTGATCTCGAACCACACGATGCCGGCGCCGTAGCTGCCGTCGCAATCCTGCGCCGGGCGGAACAGACGACCATTCTGCTGTACCAGCCGGCCGGCCGGCCGCGACCAACGGCTGTCGGATTTCACAGGATTCGCCGGATGAGCGGTCCACGCCCCTCCGAGCGAGTCACTGTAGAAGATCGACAGTTGGTCCTGTGTCGATGTACCGATCGAGTCCGCTGTCACGAAAATCCACCAGAGGCCGTCGTGAAACAGCGGCGTGGCGTCCGAGAACACGGCTCCCTCCATCAGGACCTTTTTCAGCTCCCACTTCCAGGGAAATTCAGCGGCCCGGTATAATTCCAGGGAATGATTCTCGCCCGTCTCCGGCAGCATGTAGAGGTCCCCGTCGTGCTCGAACACGAACGGATATGACAGATGATAGGGACGAATTAATACAGGCATCGGCGAAGCCAAGAGCTCATCGCCCACGATCTCGGCGGCCGAAATTAGTCCGCGTCGGGTGGCATAGGGATATTCTTCAACGAACAGAAACGTCCGCCCTTGCCAGGTCTGTAGGAATGGGTCCGCGTAGAAGCGCCCGCCATCGTCTTCAATGACCTTGAACGTCCGCGCACCCCGCCGAAGCGCTACGTGCCAATGGTCCTGGTGCCAGAACGGCTTCATCAAGGCGTTCGATACCTTATGGGCGAACATCCGCGAAGCGAATGCCGGTAGAGAACCATTCGGCAACGCTGTTGCCTCCGTTGCGGTGCCGGCGTCCCCCTCCTCCGTCAGCTCCATCCCCCGCAGAACAAGCGAAATGCATCGCGCAAAAGCGGTCCGGAGCCCCCGTAAGAGGCTGAATTTGTCCTCGATAGCCAGTCTGGATGTGACGAGAGGAGTTTCGTCGCCCGCGCGCTGCACGCTCAGATACGGCGACGTCAGTGACAGCAACCGATCCAGCAGTGCGCGGCTGTCCAAAGCGCCGTCGTATCGGATCTCCAGAGCATTCGAATGGGGACCAAGGCATTCCGACAGGTTGATGACCGCCCGGCCCGACGTATCGCCGAGCGCCGAGACCGGACGCCATTCCTTTTCAGGAGCGATTGGTCTGGCGACGCCGCAGCTTTTGAAAATCAGCTGCTCGAGCCTCAACCACATTCGATACGCCAACGGATATGGCGGCGCGCGATCATCGAGAAATACGCTGACCTCGCGGACCTTGCCGATATGCCCAAGCAGCTCGCGATGCCATTCGCGCAACCGATGCCTGGGAAGAATCAAAGCAACGCGGGAGCCCTGATCAAGCGACGGTGTCGCATCGATGCATGCCGAGCTCATTGCGGCCAGCCCATGGTTGGAAGGTCGCTAAATACCCACTTCAAGACGGATTCCCTAACCGACTGCCGGCGGCCATTCCCCACGAAAGCCGACCGAGCCGATCCATGAGCGACCGAGCGAGCTCGGCAGTCAAAATCAAGGACCTTGTCTGGGCTGATGCACCCGGCAGGGTCGTCGACGTCACGGACCCTGCGCAACCTAAGACTTCAACCGCCGAATAGAAAGACCCGCCACGCCGCAGCCGACCGGCATGGAGACCCATGATCCATCGAGGCTTTCCCGATCGGCACGGGGCTTGCTGACCCCTTCGGACACGCCGGCCCTTTGGTCGGAGCCGTTTCAGTTTGGAACATTGTCCTGTTCCAGAATGGGTCTCAGTTGGTATGCAGGCGGTGGTGGCCTCCTCCACCGGCCGTCTGCGAAAGGTCTAAGATGGTTACCCCGATCGATCCGCGGTCATCTGACGACGCGATGATCAGCCTGGCGTCCGCAGGAAGAACGCTTCTTGACGGTGCCGCCACCATCTTGCTTTGCGGGATCGCCGCGGTCCTCCTCGCAGCCTTCTACCTTGTGGCCGTTCCCGCGAAGTACGAAGCGACCACGGAGATCCTTTTCGATCCGCGAGGGTTGAAGGCGGTCCAGAATGAGCTCGTATCCCGCTCCGAGAACAACGACTCGTCGATCGCCCTGCTGGAGAGCCAGATGCGGGTCATCAGGTCGGAGACAGTTCTGCGCGCGGTCGTGGAGCGGCTCGACCTTGAACATGACCCGGAGTTTGTCGGCGGTCGCGGGCTGTTCGCTTCGCTGACTGGACTGTTCAGGCCCAATACCAAGAGTGAGCCGGCGGACATCAGGGCGCTGCGTTCACTCCAGCGGATCGTTCGGGTTGATCGCGCCAGTCGCAGCTACGTCGTTGCGATCAGCGCGGTGAGCCGCGACCCGAACAAGGCGCCTCGTATCACGGACGGCGTCGCCAATGCGTACATCGAAGAAGACATTCGTGCACGGGCCGACGCTGCGAAACGGGTCAGCGCCTCGATGACGTCGCGGCTCCACGAGCTGGCTAGCCGGGTGCAGGAGGCAGAGAACAACGCCGAACGCTTCAAAAGGGAAAACAACCTGATCGGCACCAACCGCGGGTTTCTGGGCGGACAGCAGCTGGAAGAATTGTCCACCCAGTTGACACAGGCCCGCGCCGTTACCGTCGCACAGCGGGCCCGGCTCGACCAGATACAGAACGCGATCAAGGCTGGCGGCGATGTCGGCACCATCTCTGAGGCCGTTCAATCGCCGGTGATCGCTCAGCTGCGTGCGCAGTACGCCGAGATTGTGCGTCAGGAAGGATCCGCAACCGCCCTGCTCGGGGATCGCAATCCGGAAGTCGCCGTCATCCGGCAACGCCTGCAACAGCACAAGAAATTGATCGCCGAGGAGCTGAGCCGCATTTCCGCCGCTGCGCGTAACGACTACGAGCGCGCGGTCGAAAACGAAAAGGTGCTTTCCACCAATCTCGACGCGCTCAAGGCGAAAGCGTCCACGGCAGCCGAAGCCATGGTGCGCATGCGCGAGCTGGACCGCGTGGTCGAGGCCAATCGGGCGATCTACGAGGCCTTCCTGGTGCGGGCCAAGGAGCTTGCCGAGCAGGAGAACGTCGACACCGCCAACACCCGCATCATCGCACCGGCTCTCGCGCCGGACAAGCCGACGACGCCGCGCACCAGTCTGATGATCGCCGCGCTCCTGGCTGGGCTGGCGTGTGGCGCAGCGCTGGTGATGCTGCGACGGTACTCCCGCGTGTCGTCGAATACGACCGCTGCTGGCCGACGGATCTGACCGATCAAGGTACTTTCTCTGTCCGTCCCGCATGAAGTGAAACGATGGCAATGAGAATCCAGGTCTCGGGACGGCGGAACGCGTCGTTGCTCGTGCCGCCGGCCAACAGGCTGATGATGCTGCCGAACAAGGCGGCATTCAGATAGTTGACCGTCGACCTCCGCGGCAATTGACCCGCCGACCGCGTGATCCGGACGATCGCCCACAGCCAGAAGCCAAACCAGATCATCAAGCCGGGCAGCCCGAGTTCGGCCGCAAGCCGTCCCGGCACATTGAAGGTCGGCGGGAGATCGCCAACCGTTTCAAACCATCTGACGACTTCATAGCTGTCCCAGGCCCATGACGGCAAAACGGACCCGGCATGGAAGCCGAATTGCCCGAATCCAACACCGAATACCGGATTGGCCTTGAAGATCGATAGTTGCGCGCTGAACAGGGCCAGACGCGAAATCGTCGAGACGTCACCGTCGTTGACAGCCTTGGCGACATTGCCGAGGGCGAGCACCGGCACGAGGCCGGTCGCGGCGACCGCAGGGACGATGGCCAGCAACGCCACCATGCCGAGATGAAGGGCGCGCAGCCCGATCCAGTATATCAATTCAGCGAAGATCAGTCCGCCCAGCATCAACAGGCCGGTGCGCGAATTGCTCAACAGCAGAGCGATGATGCCGAAAGCCAAGGGTATGCCGGCCGCAAGGCGCCTTGCCAATGACGGTTGATCGATCGTGTGCAGACGGTAGGCAAACAGCATCCACGGGCAGGCGAAGCCGCAGAAGTAGGATAGATCCGGCGCCTCGAAGGCCAGGCTGATCAGGCGGCCAGCCACGCGTCCTTGCTCATCGTCTGCCGTATGGAAAAGGCCGGTCGAGAACCGATAGATCAGTTCGCCTGCGGGAGAAAACCACGACCAGACTTCCGGCAGCGCGAAGATCGCACATGCGACCACCGCAACCACAAGCGGGTGCACGAACAGGTTCTCGACATCGCTCACCCGCCGCAGCAGGCCAAGGCAGCTGATGGTGATCGCCATCCCGAAGATGACGACGGCCGACGACGTGGCGAGCTTGTTCAATCCGCTCCGCCCGTGAAACATGGACGTCGCAATTTCCGGGAAATTGACCGCAGTCGTCACGGCGAGCCAGACGAGCAGGCAATTCAGGAACACGAACAATGGTCGCGGTATCAGGATTCTGCTCGATGCTGTCGCGAGCGAGGTCACGATCAGGAGCACAAAGACGTAGACGGAAGCGGATCCCTTCAGCTCTCCGAACGCGCCAATTCCTGCCAGGCCCGTGATCGGCAACAGCGCGACCGCGAGCCACATGAGGCCGGCAAGGAGAACGCCCGGCGAGCCCTTCCGCGGATCGGTGGCTGAATCGGCCAAGGCCGTCATCACATTGGCAGCGAGTTGACGGCCACGCGCTTGTCCTGCCGATCCCAATACAGCCGCGATAGTCGGGTCCATATCCGGGCCGGCACGAGCAGCGTGACAAGTGACCGAACGACGCCCGCATAGGCAGCAGGCTTGGCAGGCTGAAAATAGCCTAGCTGCACGCGCAAGCGCGACCGCAATTGAGTACGACGATTCCTGCTGCTGATGCCATCCGCGTTCTTCTCATAGACCAGCAGCACGTCATGCAGGCAGTCGATCTCGCCCCGCTCGAACAGGCGCCGCATGAATTCATAGTCTTCGGCATGGGGATAGTCCGCGGAGTAGACACCAAACTTCCTTACGCAAGCGGTACGGAAAAAGAATGTCGGATGCTTGAACGCAGCGTTGTCGTAGAGCTTGCGTCCGATCGCGGCGCGGCCACCGGGCGTCCCCTCGAAAAACAGATGGTTACCCCGCTCGTCCACGATGTCTGCAAACGCCCCGACCAGATCCGTGGCAGGATGGCTGTCCATGTAAGCTTGCTGCTTGGCCACGCGCTCTGGAGCGGAGATGTCCCCGCAATCCATCCTGGCCACGTATTCGTATCCCAGGCTGACAATGTGTTCGAGGCCATAGTTCAGCGCGGCAGTGATCCCGCCGTTGCGCGCGAGCCGTAGCACGATGATGCCTTCACGCGATCCCAGCACCTCGCTGACCGGCTGCAACGAACCGTCATCGACAATCACGATGTCGGCGGCCTCCGTTTGCCCCAGCAGAGAGTCCACGGTGCGGAGCAGGACGTCGCGTGCCGGATTGTAAACTGGCATCAGAAACACGGTTCGTCGTGCCATAACTTTCCGGTCCCCTTCCATAGCGGCACCCGCCCTCGACATCGCGGGAAACTATATGTCAGATTTCTCTGCTTCCCGCCCGAAGAAAGCTGATCCTGGTGAAATGAGATGTTTTGCATCGACATCCTGTTTTCCTCCGGGTTTGCGCGTCGAATGCTCTTGCGGGTCGCCTCGCTCGCCCTGGCGCTGCTGGCACTCTGCCGCTCGGCCTATCCGGCGGATGACCTTCCCGGCAGAACCGTATCGAGCGGGCTCTCCGTGCAGTTCACCGATCATTTTCTCAAGCGCCCGGATTGGCGTCAGCGCCTCGACTTTCTGACCGGACTTGGCGCAAGCATCGTCCGAATTGATCTCAACTGGCCGTGGATCGAGAAGCAGCCCGGTCGTTACGATTGGACGCTCTACGACGACTTCGTCGCGGAATTAAAGAAGCGCGGGCTGCGGCCGCTGTTCATTTTAAACCGGCCGAACCCGCTTTACGGCAAACCGTTCGACGCGGCGGTCGACGGCAAGCGCCAAAGCGGTATCATGCCACCATATACCAGATCCGAAATCGCGGCTTATGCGCGATGGGCAACGGCCGCGGCAGACCGCTACCGACAGCTGAACCCGATCTGGGAACTCTGGAACGAACCCGACCAGGCCGGCTTCTGGCCCCCCAAGCCGGACCCGGCAGCCTATGTGGCCCTCGCGCGTGAAGCGTGCGCCTCGATCAAGCAACGCGTGCCAGATGCCATCGTGACCGGCCCCGGCATGGCCCAGATGCCAACCGTCTGGCGCACCAAGAAACCCCTGATGCAGGCGCTGCTGGATGACCACGCCTTGCTGAGCTGCCTCGATGCCGTGAGCCTGCACACGCATCGCTTCAAGCAAACGCCTGAGACCGTCTCGCGTGACTACGCGGTTCTGCGCGCCAACTATCTCGACCTCTGGCCCGCAGGAATCAAGCGCAAGCCCATCATCGACACCGAGTGGGGAGACTCGGTCTACCGGGCCGGAATCTCGGAAGACACCCAGGCGCTCTGGCTACCTCGAATGTTCCTGATCAATCTGATGGAACAGGTGCGGCTTACCAACTGGTACTGCCTGATCGATGTCGGGCCGAATGACGATGAGATGGAAGACCGGTTCGGCCTGGTGAGCTACGACGGCAGACCACGTCCGGCGTATCAGGCATTCCGGACATTGGCCCATGAGCTCGGCGGATTCTCGCTGCACGAAACAATCGGGCGGTTCGATGCGACCATGGCCGAGGGCATCACGATCCTGCGCTTCTGCGGCGACGACGCAACCAAAGGGTGCAAGCTCGTGTACTGGGCAACGGAAGGGAGTGCAGTCCCGAGACGAGTGACCGTGCCAGGCTGGCGGAAAATCGGCCCTGCGATCAATTACCTCGGGCAACAATCTGCGCTTCAACCGGACGGCAGCGGCGTCTTGACGATCGAACCGAAAGCCTTCGTTCAATATCTCCCGGTTGCCAGCTCGCGGTGATCCTCGAGGCCGCGCCGATACCTATTTAATAGCCATTATGCATTTTAGGCGTGCCTGATTGAATATGGTAAATATAGAGTTTAAATGCGGTATAAATTATGCATTACTAGGTTTCCGGAAAGGGAACTTCGCGGGGGCGCAAGAAACAGATCCGCGTATGTAGATTGGTAGCGCGGGTTCGTGATGAAGATACTGCATGTCTCTGAGAGTTTGATCGGCGGCCTGGCTTCATATCTCGAAGAGATCATTCCCCATCAGACAGCTCAGTTCGGCGCAGACAACGTTGTCTTGCTGGTACCCGCGGCCCAGCGCGAACACATCGCATCTTTGAACGGATGCGCCATCGAGACCTACCATCGAACCGGCCGCAATCTCAGTTCCATGCTGGCGCTCGGTTCAGCTATCCGACAAAGCATTCAGCGTCACGATCCGGACGTCGTACACCTGCACAGCAGCATCGCCGGCGGCATGGGCCGCCTGGTGATCGCCGGGATGCGTCGGAAGCCTCATGTCGTCTATTGCGCGCATTGCTGGGCGTTCGATCGTCCCGAGCAGACCTTCGCGACCCGCTTCTGGATGGCGCTCGAACGCATGCTCACCCGGCGCGCCGACGCGATCGTCTCGATCTCGCCTCACGAAGAGGAGGTCCTGCGCAGAGCCCGCTTTCCGCTCGCAAAGACGAGGCTCATCGTCAGCGGGATGCAGGACCTGGTTCATGGCCAGACCGCTCAACGCGGTGCGGCCAAGCGGGTCGGTCCGTGGCGTCTGCTGTTTGTGGGACGACTGGATCGGCAAAAAGGCGTCGACTTGCTGCTGCGCGAATACGAATTGCTCAAGCAGAAGCGCGCAAGCTTGAGCCTGGTCGGGTCAAAGATCGTGAACAGCTCCCGACTCGTCGTTCCACCGGAGGTGCATGTTTCAGGTTGGGTACCTCGCGAAACATTACCCGCCTTGTTCGAAGAATATGATGCCATCATAATGCCGTCGCGGTGGGAGGGGATGCCGCTGCTGGCGATAGAGGCGCTTCGCTCCGGACGCATCCTGATCTGCAGCAATCACGGCGCGTTTCCGCATTTCATCCAAGACGGCGTCAATGGCATCCTGATCGACATTGCCACGACAGGTTGGCTGGGCAAGGCCTTGAAAGTCCTTGAGCATTCCGATCTTGCGGCGATGAGCGCGGCGGCGCGGACGACCTACCTCGCAATGTTCGCACCGGACCGGATGAACCAGGGCCTGATCGAGTTGTATGAAAGCCTCGTCAAGCGGCCTCGGCTTCAATCAGAGGCGACGGCGACGCCACGCGATCGACTGCCGGTGCCAGAGCGAGTCGTTCATTCCACGGCCATGGGCCGGGACCGCCACGGCAGCGGCCAACTAGACACCTTGGAGCGGCCTGCCGGATAAGACCTAGCTGTGGCCGCTTCCGCAGTCCAATATCTCCGCTCGCGAACCGTTACGAAGGCGAGATTTTTGCTTACCAACATCCGATTCCACACGGTTGTCAGCAGCCGCACATTGATATCGCTCTCGATCATGTGCCTGCGCGGGATTTCGCTCGTGGCGAAATTCGCGCTCACGCTGTTCATCGCGCGGTTTATCGGCCTGCCGACGGTTGGTGTGTACGGGCTGATCGCTGGTATGGCCGTTGTGTTTCCGGTTGTTGCCAGCCTGGGACTGATCCGCACCTTGAGCCGCAACGCGGTTTCCCAACATCTCGATGAGGTCGTATCCACGCTGCGCCGATATTGGCGAATCCAGGCAGCCATCTATGGAATAATCTGCGTCATTGCATTGGGCGTCGGGATCTACCTCGACCAGGTTGCGCTGACGATGATCGTGGTCGCCATCGTTTTCCTTGAGCACGTCAATGGCGACCTTTTCGTTCTGTTGAACCACCTTTTGCAGCCGGGCCTCGCCAATGTGCTCATGTTCGTGCGAACGGCCGGATGGATCTCCGCCTTCATCGCCCTCGCCTTCCTGTTTCCAACGCTGCGCGATCTCGACACCCTGCTCGGATTCTGGATCGGGGGCGGCATTCTCGCGATCATCGGCTTTGCGATAGCCACTCGACACTGGTCCTGGTTCCGGCCTGGCGCAGCGCCGCAACACAAGGATTGGCTATCCCGCGATTTCAAGGCTTCGCGCATTCTGTACGTCAACGACATTGCCAACACGGTTGCGCAATACACCGATCGCTATCTGGTCGGCCTGTTCATCGGACTCGAATTCACCGGCATCTACGTGGTCTTCTGGTCGATCGGCAATGCGCTGAGCAATCTCGTCGACACCGGCGTCATCCAGCTATCCGGTCCGAAGCTCATTGGCGCACATGCACGCCGCGACGGAACGTTCTGGAACGTGTATCGAGGCCTCCTCGTCGAGACCGTGACTATCTCGGTCGCGATTGCCGTCGCTGCGGGGCTGCTGGTCCATTTTGCCATTCCTTACTTGCAGCGCCCGCAGCTGGCCGATTGGCTTCCCGTGTTGTGGCTGATCCTGTTGGCGTTTGTGCTGCGCATGTTCTACGAGGTGCAGGGAAGCGTCTTCTACAGCCGTCACAAGGATCAATTGACCTTGTTCAGCGGACTGTTCGTGATTGGCCTCTCGCTCGGCACCAACATTGTCTTGATCCCGCTTTTCGGGCTGTACGGTGCCGCGATTGCGATCGTCGTCTCGTATCTTGTGGGCGCGATAGTTCGTTCTCTCGTGATCGCGAAATACTTCCGATGACCGGTCAATCCTACATCCCGATATCGGAACTCAGTGCCGACGCCCGGCCGCCCGACATCGCGCTGTTTCTCCCGACGCTCTACAGCGGTGGGGCCGAGCGCGTGCAGCTCAACCTCGCGGATTATTTTGTCGGCCGCGGATTGCGGGTCGATCTCGTCGTTTGCAAATATTTCGGCTCGCTGAAGGATCAGGTCCCGGGAGGCGTCCGGCTCATCAGCCTGGAATCCCGAAAGGTCATGTTCAGTGTACCAGCCTATCTGCGCTACTTGCGGACCGCGCGTCCGCCAACCGTACTCAGTTCGGTTGAGAACGCGAATATCGTTTCGTGTGTCGGGAAGCTGCTGAGTTCCAGTCGCCATCAATTGGTCGTGCGTCTCGACAATTCGCTCCTCGAGCAAGGTTCGCTGCCGATTCAGCTGCATCGCACGTCAATGCTGGCTGCGATCGCGTCGACCTTTCACGCGGCAGACGCGTTCGTAGCGGTATCGAGTGGCCTGAAGCGACAGCTCAGTCGTCTGCCCGGCCTGAGAAACAAGCCAATCCACCTGATCTACAATCCGATCATTCACAAGGGATTTGACGCCAAGCTTGCTGCCAAGCCCGCGCTTCCCTCGGCGATCGGCCCTGGAGAGCCATTTATCCTCGCAGTCGGCCGCTTACACAGGCAAAAGGGATATGCTTCCCTGCTGCGCGCGTTTGCGCTCGTCGTTCGACGCAAGCCTGCGCATCTGGTCATCCTGGGCGAAGGCGGTGACCGCGACAAACTGCAAGACCTGGCGAACTCACTCGGCATTTCCGACCGCGTCCATTTCCTCGGATACTCTCCCAATCCACTCGCCTACATGCGAGGCGCTGACGTGTTTGTCCTGTCGTCGATCGCGGAAGGCTTCGGCAACGTGATCGTCGAGGCCCTCGCCTCCGGCACACCGGTGATCAGCACCGACTGTCCGCATGGCCCCAGCGAGATTCTTGCCGGAGGACGATACGGTACACTCGTTCGCGTTGGCGACGACGCTCAGATGGCGCAAGCCATCATCGAAACAATCAGCAGCTCCAAGCAACCGATGCCGGAGGATCTGGATGAGCATCTCAAGCGCTTCACGATCGAGACGATCGGCGAGCGTTACCTCGACTGCCTGGGGCTCGAATCCCGGCCACCGAAAGCCGCGTCGCCACAAGCTGTCAGCGCGTAGATCTCCGCGCGCCATTTCCAGTAGCTCGCCAGTCACCGGGCCGCACGCGGATTCTTCGTGCAGCTTCCGAACTGCGCAAGCCGCAGCGACGACCAGATCCAACGGTGATTTCAGCCCCAAGGCGCCCCTTCACCCCGATGTCTAGTTCCACGACGCCAAACAGCGCCCACATCGCGATTGTCGGTGCCGGCTTTTGCGGCGCGCTGGCGGCGGTCGTCCTGGCGCGGGCAGGCCATCGGGTCACACTCATTGATCGTCATTCCGTCTATCCAAAGCAATTTCGTGTCGAAAAATTCGCAGGTGGACAGATTGAGCTGATGCGCAAACTGGGCATCTTCAAAGCAATCGCCGAAGCTTCGACCCCGTTCAAGGACATCGCCAACGTCCGCGCAGGTCGCATCGTCGACCGCACGCCCAATCAGCATTACGGAATCCTGTACGAGGAGATCGTGCGGGTCGTGCGCGCGCAACTGCCATCTTCCGTTGCTTTCATCATCGACGACGTGACGGCCCTCAAGACCGGGCCGCAGAAGCAGGAGGTCGTGCTGTCGAGCGGCCAGGCGCTCTCGGTGGATCTCGTTCTTCTTGCGACCGGAATGAATGGCGCGCTTGCCCACAGGCTGGGTATCGGTCAACACATGGTGGCGGAAGGCCATTCGATATCCTTCGGCTTCACCATCCCAGCCGAACCTGGGCTGACATTCAATGCGCTCACTTGCTACGGTAGCGGCGCGACCAATCGGATCGACTACCTCAGTCTTTTCCCGATCGGCGACACGCTCCGGGCCAACCTCTTCACTTATCTCGACCAACGCGATCCGTGGATCCGCGAACTGCGGCGAAACCCGTCGACGAGCCTGGGCGACTCGATGCCGGGCCTCGCCGCCTATCTCAGGCCGTATGATCCGGTCGACGGGGTTCAAAACTGGACGATGAATCTGATGACGGCCGCAAGTGTGAGCCAGGACGGCATTGTGTTGATCGGAGACGCCTACCAAACGTCCTGCCCCGCCACAGGCATGGGCGTGACGCGGTTGCTAAACGACGTTGATCGACTTTGTAATGTGCATATCCCCCGATGGCTCACAACGCCCGGAATGGCGAAGGAGAAGATCGCGAGGTTTTACGACGATCCGGTCAAGCAGGACGTCGATACGCAAGCCATCCGGATGGCTCACTTCAGGCGGTCCTTGATCACGGATCGATCGCTACAATGGCGATTTCGTCGTCAGGAGCATTTCATGCGGCGACGATTCCTCGATCTGGTGCACCGCGTGAGGTTCAAGGATACATCTGGCTCGCGAGCCCGGTCATGAGTGCGACGTCCGCAATGCTTGCGGCATGGCAGGGCAGCGATCTCGAGCGCCGCGAGTCAGAGGATCGCCCTGCCCGACGCTTTCTCGAACAGATGGGTTCGCTGGAGATCGAGAGCCACGTCGATGAAATGATCCGGCTCGGCGGCTACGCCGACCTGCATCTGCGCGGTGAACGGATGGGCACCGACGGTCCCGATCACGAGCGTATGCGGTCCCAACGGCTCGACATCCTTGACCATCATGCGCACGAACGAGCCCTCAGGGGCGTCTTGCCGCAACACGTGATCGGGGCGGACGCCGAGCACGACGGGCTTGCCGATATGGCCCGCATAGGCCGCCTCACGCGACTTCGGCACTCTCAACACCGTGCCTGACGGCTCGGTGAAGGTGAACGCGCCATCGCGACCGACGATCTCGCCATCGATGAAGTTCATACTGGGTGCCCCCATGAAGCCCGCGACGAAGAGGTTGTTGGGTCTCTCGTAAATCGTGATCGGATCCGCCGCCTGCTCGATCCGGCCCTTGTTCATCACCACGACGCGGTCGGCCATGGTCATGGCTTCGACCTGGTCGTGCGTGACGTAGACGATCGTCTTGGCAAGGCGGCGGTGCAGCGCCTTGATCTCGGTCCGCATCTCGATGCGAAGCTTGGCGTCGAGATTGGACAATGGCTCATCGAACAGGAAGACGTCCGGACTGCGCACGATGGCACGGCCGATCGCCACGCGCTGGCGCTGCCCGCCGGAGAGCTGCTTGGGCCGACGGTCGAGATATTGCTCGAGGTCGAGGACGCGCGCGACGTCGCTCACGGCCTTTGCGATGCTGGCGCGCGTCTCACCACGCACCTTCATGCCGTAGCCGATGTTCTCCCCGACGGTCATGTGTGGATAGAGCGCGTAGTTCTGGAACACCATCGCGCAATTGCGCAGGCCGGGGCGCAACTGCGTCACGTCGCGATTGCCGATGCGGATGGTTCCGCTGGTGACGGCCTCCAGCCCCGCGATCATGCGCAATGTCGTGGTCTTGCCGCAGCCGGACGGGCCGACCAGCACGACAAATTCCTCGTCGGCCACGTTGAGGTCGAGCCCCTCGATGATCTTGTAGGGCCCGTATGCCTTGCTGACGTTCTCGATCTCGACGTGCGCCATGGAATCCTGTTTCCGCCCCTTCATCGACGGCAAGTAAAGTCCCGGATGACATGCGTGCATCATCCGGGACGTCTCACGGGAGAGCTAGTTCTTGGGCGGCAGCCCCATCGCTGCGCGATAGGCCGCGAG
Coding sequences within:
- a CDS encoding GumC family protein → MVTPIDPRSSDDAMISLASAGRTLLDGAATILLCGIAAVLLAAFYLVAVPAKYEATTEILFDPRGLKAVQNELVSRSENNDSSIALLESQMRVIRSETVLRAVVERLDLEHDPEFVGGRGLFASLTGLFRPNTKSEPADIRALRSLQRIVRVDRASRSYVVAISAVSRDPNKAPRITDGVANAYIEEDIRARADAAKRVSASMTSRLHELASRVQEAENNAERFKRENNLIGTNRGFLGGQQLEELSTQLTQARAVTVAQRARLDQIQNAIKAGGDVGTISEAVQSPVIAQLRAQYAEIVRQEGSATALLGDRNPEVAVIRQRLQQHKKLIAEELSRISAAARNDYERAVENEKVLSTNLDALKAKASTAAEAMVRMRELDRVVEANRAIYEAFLVRAKELAEQENVDTANTRIIAPALAPDKPTTPRTSLMIAALLAGLACGAALVMLRRYSRVSSNTTAAGRRI
- a CDS encoding O-antigen ligase codes for the protein MWLAVALLPITGLAGIGAFGELKGSASVYVFVLLIVTSLATASSRILIPRPLFVFLNCLLVWLAVTTAVNFPEIATSMFHGRSGLNKLATSSAVVIFGMAITISCLGLLRRVSDVENLFVHPLVVAVVACAIFALPEVWSWFSPAGELIYRFSTGLFHTADDEQGRVAGRLISLAFEAPDLSYFCGFACPWMLFAYRLHTIDQPSLARRLAAGIPLAFGIIALLLSNSRTGLLMLGGLIFAELIYWIGLRALHLGMVALLAIVPAVAATGLVPVLALGNVAKAVNDGDVSTISRLALFSAQLSIFKANPVFGVGFGQFGFHAGSVLPSWAWDSYEVVRWFETVGDLPPTFNVPGRLAAELGLPGLMIWFGFWLWAIVRITRSAGQLPRRSTVNYLNAALFGSIISLLAGGTSNDAFRRPETWILIAIVSLHAGRTEKVP
- a CDS encoding glycosyltransferase, whose product is MARRTVFLMPVYNPARDVLLRTVDSLLGQTEAADIVIVDDGSLQPVSEVLGSREGIIVLRLARNGGITAALNYGLEHIVSLGYEYVARMDCGDISAPERVAKQQAYMDSHPATDLVGAFADIVDERGNHLFFEGTPGGRAAIGRKLYDNAAFKHPTFFFRTACVRKFGVYSADYPHAEDYEFMRRLFERGEIDCLHDVLLVYEKNADGISSRNRRTQLRSRLRVQLGYFQPAKPAAYAGVVRSLVTLLVPARIWTRLSRLYWDRQDKRVAVNSLPM
- a CDS encoding glycosyltransferase encodes the protein MKILHVSESLIGGLASYLEEIIPHQTAQFGADNVVLLVPAAQREHIASLNGCAIETYHRTGRNLSSMLALGSAIRQSIQRHDPDVVHLHSSIAGGMGRLVIAGMRRKPHVVYCAHCWAFDRPEQTFATRFWMALERMLTRRADAIVSISPHEEEVLRRARFPLAKTRLIVSGMQDLVHGQTAQRGAAKRVGPWRLLFVGRLDRQKGVDLLLREYELLKQKRASLSLVGSKIVNSSRLVVPPEVHVSGWVPRETLPALFEEYDAIIMPSRWEGMPLLAIEALRSGRILICSNHGAFPHFIQDGVNGILIDIATTGWLGKALKVLEHSDLAAMSAAARTTYLAMFAPDRMNQGLIELYESLVKRPRLQSEATATPRDRLPVPERVVHSTAMGRDRHGSGQLDTLERPAG
- a CDS encoding lipopolysaccharide biosynthesis protein, whose translation is MLTNIRFHTVVSSRTLISLSIMCLRGISLVAKFALTLFIARFIGLPTVGVYGLIAGMAVVFPVVASLGLIRTLSRNAVSQHLDEVVSTLRRYWRIQAAIYGIICVIALGVGIYLDQVALTMIVVAIVFLEHVNGDLFVLLNHLLQPGLANVLMFVRTAGWISAFIALAFLFPTLRDLDTLLGFWIGGGILAIIGFAIATRHWSWFRPGAAPQHKDWLSRDFKASRILYVNDIANTVAQYTDRYLVGLFIGLEFTGIYVVFWSIGNALSNLVDTGVIQLSGPKLIGAHARRDGTFWNVYRGLLVETVTISVAIAVAAGLLVHFAIPYLQRPQLADWLPVLWLILLAFVLRMFYEVQGSVFYSRHKDQLTLFSGLFVIGLSLGTNIVLIPLFGLYGAAIAIVVSYLVGAIVRSLVIAKYFR